One Megalops cyprinoides isolate fMegCyp1 chromosome 4, fMegCyp1.pri, whole genome shotgun sequence genomic window carries:
- the angptl2b gene encoding angiopoietin-related protein 2b gives MRLAAAVVLAVLVLASGRGCWAEHAQEFQSSDEGWEREFLYAQRGKRAADPAPAPDKCSYTFIVPQQKVTGAICVNSKEPDALLENRVNKQELELLNGELLKQKRQIETLQQLVEVDGGIVNEVKLLRKESRNMNSRVTQLYMQLLHEIIRKRDNALELSQLENRILNHTSDMLQLTNRYKDLEHKYQHLAALASNQSILIAQLEEHCRRGPPLPARPAPQPPPQPSPPISKPYQPPTYTRITNQITNEIQSDQNLKVPPPPLPTMPSGTHSPSTTNKPSGPFKDCLHVLEEGHGNSGMYLVKPENANRLMQVWCDQRHDPGGWTVIQRRQDGSVNFFRNWETYKQGFGNIDGEYWLGLENIYWLTNQGNYKLLVTLEDWSGRKVFAEYASFRIESEAEFYKLRVGRYHGNAGDSLTWHNGKQFTTLDRDHDVYTGNCAHYQKGGWWYNACAHSNLNGVWYRGGHYRSRYQDGVYWAEFRGGAYSLKKVVMMIRPNPNTFH, from the exons ATGAGGCTCGCGGCGGCGGTGGTTCTGGCGGTCCTGGTTCTGGCGTCGGGGCGGGGCTGCTGGGCGGAGCACGCGCAGGAGTTCCAGAGCAGCGACGAGGGCTGGGAGCGGGAGTTCCTGTACGCCCAGCGGGGCAAGCGCGCCGCCGACCCCGCCCCCGCGCCCGACAAGTGCTCCTACACCTTCATCGTGCCGCAGCAGAAGGTGACGGGCGCCATCTGCGTCAACTCCAAGGAGCCGGACGCGCTGCTGGAGAACCGCGTCAacaagcaggagctggagctgctgaacGGCGAGCTGCTGAAGCAGAAGCGGCAGATCGAGAcgctgcagcagctggtggaggtggacggCGGCATCGTCAACGAGGTCAAGCTGCTGCGCAAGGAGAGCCGCAACATGAACTCGCGCGTGACGCAGCTCTACATGCAGCTGCTGCACGAGATCATCCGCAAGCGCGACAACGCGCTGGAGCTCTCGCAGCTGGAGAACCGCATCCTCAACCACACGTCCGACATGCTGCAGCTCACCAACCGCTACAAGGACCTGGAGCACAAGTACCAGCACCTGGCGGCGCTGGCCAGCAACCAGTCCATCCTCATtgcccagctggaggagcacTGCCGGAGGGGGCCCCCCCTCCCTGCGCGCCCCGCACCCCAGCCCCCGCCCCAGCCCTCCCCGCCGATCAGCAAGCCCTACCAGCCGCCCACCTACACCCGCATCACCAACCAGATCACCAACGAGATCCAGAGCGACCAGAACCTCAAGGTCCCGCCGCCTCCGCTACCCACGATGCCGAGCGGCACTCACAGCCCCTCTACCACCAACAAGCCTTCCG GCCCCTTTAAGGACTGCCTGCACGTGCTGGAGGAGGGTCACGGCAACAGCGGCATGTACCTGGTGAAGCCGGAGAACGCCAATCGGCTGATGCAGGTGTGGTGCGACCAGAGGCACGACCCCGGTGGCTGGACCGTCATCCAGAGGCGGCAGGACGGCTCCGTGAACTTCTTCAGGAACTGGGAGACGTACAAG CAAGGTTTCGGGAACATCGACGGTGAGTACTGGCTGGGTCTGGAGAACATCTACTGGCTGACCAACCAGGGCAACTACAAGCTGCTGGTGACACTGGAGGACTGGTCTGGCAGGAAGGTGTTTGCCGAGTACGCCAGCTTCCGCATCGAGTCCGAGGCCGAGTTCTACAAGCTGAGGGTGGGCCGCTACCACGGCAACGCCGGCGACTCCCTCACCTGGCACAACGGGAAGCAGTTCACCACGCTGGACAGAGACCACGACGTGTACACAG GTAACTGTGCCCATTACCAGAAAGGAGGGTGGTGGTACAACGCCTGCGCCCACTCGAACCTGAACGGGGTGTGGTATCGAGGTGGCCACTACCGCAGCCGCTACCAGGACGGGGTGTACTGGGCGGAGTTCCGGGGCGGGGCTTACTCCCTGAAGAAGGTGGTCATGATGATCCGACCCAACCCCAACACCTTCCATTAA